In the Armatimonas rosea genome, one interval contains:
- a CDS encoding pentapeptide repeat-containing protein: MSQVSLDFSHKSFVEVCWQGEEYSRCKFLSTNFQEAELTGCHFDECDFSGARLNAGLFSQCNFTNCRFVGASFFVASFSECRLLGSDFTSADLGGVTFSDCDLSFVNFRHQSLKKQNFSGQKLAGADFYGADLTEANLSNADLTEASLAGATLLKTDLRGATLDRVDLKTVTFDKTKLDLSQAGYFARCYGAELG, translated from the coding sequence GTGAGTCAGGTGAGCTTGGATTTTTCCCACAAGAGCTTCGTGGAGGTCTGCTGGCAGGGCGAGGAGTACTCGCGATGCAAGTTTCTGAGTACGAACTTTCAGGAGGCGGAGCTGACCGGGTGCCACTTCGACGAGTGTGATTTCTCGGGGGCGCGGCTCAATGCGGGGCTGTTTTCCCAGTGTAACTTCACAAACTGCCGCTTTGTGGGAGCTAGTTTTTTTGTGGCTAGTTTTTCGGAGTGCCGCCTGCTGGGCTCAGACTTTACCAGCGCCGATCTGGGAGGCGTCACCTTTAGCGACTGCGACCTGAGCTTTGTTAATTTTCGCCACCAATCCCTCAAGAAACAAAATTTCAGTGGGCAAAAGCTCGCCGGGGCCGACTTCTACGGCGCCGACCTCACCGAGGCTAACCTGAGCAACGCCGATCTGACGGAGGCCAGCTTAGCAGGAGCAACGCTGCTCAAGACCGATCTGCGGGGGGCGACTCTGGATCGCGTGGACCTGAAGACCGTGACATTTGACAAGACCAAGCTCGATCTCAGCCAGGCCGGTTACTTCGCCCGCTGCTACGGCGCCGAGCTCGGATAG
- a CDS encoding GNAT family N-acetyltransferase: MSFIIRIATIDDAEAVRRIYNDAVKTSTATLETNERDLAAQRCWLQQHNGEPYPCFVAEDRDGIVVGWASLSPYNPKPGYRGTAENSIYVDVRAQGGGVGEALLQTLLDDSPSRGITTIVALITSDNLASIRLHEKLAFRFVGTLERVGEKFGRLVDVSLYQIHLPPSTDR, translated from the coding sequence GTGAGTTTTATCATCCGTATCGCCACCATCGACGATGCAGAGGCTGTTCGCCGCATCTACAACGACGCTGTTAAGACCAGCACTGCCACGCTGGAGACCAATGAACGGGATCTCGCCGCCCAGCGCTGCTGGCTCCAACAGCACAATGGCGAACCCTACCCCTGCTTTGTCGCCGAAGACCGGGATGGAATTGTCGTGGGCTGGGCGTCGCTCTCGCCCTATAACCCCAAGCCCGGCTACCGTGGCACCGCGGAGAACTCTATCTACGTGGATGTGCGTGCCCAAGGCGGCGGAGTCGGGGAGGCGCTCCTCCAGACCCTCCTCGACGATTCCCCCTCGCGCGGGATCACGACCATTGTTGCCTTGATCACGTCGGACAATCTGGCGTCGATCCGCCTCCACGAGAAGCTCGCCTTCCGCTTTGTCGGGACCCTGGAGCGGGTTGGGGAGAAGTTTGGGCGGCTCGTGGATGTAAGCCTCTACCAGATTCACCTCCCCCCGAGCACGGACCGATAG
- a CDS encoding sigma-70 family RNA polymerase sigma factor, with the protein MNQLLLRRPFRSFARSSPPADSAVVVQLRDAHLATVFDFARRRLPTRDDAEDATAETFAAAFSSVARCPADASLHRAWLLGIARRKVADLHRKRYRRRESLVESLPEPPDSAPTPEAHALRAEDALQLRRAVLALPPNQRDALLLKYVDGLTMPEIGTVLGKSEAAVNSLIQRARATVFARTAAHFLPEESTP; encoded by the coding sequence GTGAACCAGCTCTTGCTCCGGCGCCCCTTTCGTAGTTTTGCGCGCTCGTCGCCGCCCGCAGATAGCGCGGTGGTTGTCCAGCTCCGCGACGCCCACCTCGCCACGGTCTTTGACTTTGCACGGCGGCGGCTTCCCACCCGCGACGATGCCGAGGACGCGACCGCCGAGACCTTCGCCGCCGCGTTTTCGTCGGTGGCCCGCTGCCCCGCCGATGCGTCCCTGCACCGCGCCTGGCTCCTAGGGATCGCCCGCCGCAAGGTCGCCGACCTGCACCGCAAGCGCTACCGCCGCCGCGAGAGCCTGGTCGAGTCCCTCCCCGAGCCGCCCGACAGCGCCCCCACCCCCGAGGCACACGCGCTCCGTGCCGAGGACGCGCTCCAGCTCCGGCGTGCCGTGCTTGCGCTTCCGCCCAACCAGCGCGACGCCCTGCTCCTGAAGTATGTCGATGGCCTCACCATGCCCGAGATCGGCACCGTGCTGGGCAAGTCCGAAGCCGCCGTCAATAGCCTCATCCAGCGCGCCCGCGCCACGGTCTTTGCGCGCACCGCCGCCCACTTTCTCCCCGAGGAGTCCACCCCATGA
- a CDS encoding sugar transferase: MRNERSGGSVRTLYPALIKRLADFGFALLGLVFLTPLWLLLALLIRLDSPGPVLFRQRRVGRGGHEFVLLKFRSMRTDTPNLSTAELRASGLEPYTRVGTWLRKTSVDEQPQLWNVLRGEMSIIGPRPALPSQTELNADREARGVHALRPGITGWAQVNGRDNLTDDEKVRFDAEYLERQSLGFDLWILWRTLAEVATARGNK, from the coding sequence GTGAGGAACGAACGAAGCGGGGGGAGTGTTCGTACCCTCTACCCCGCCCTCATCAAGCGCCTCGCCGACTTCGGGTTCGCTCTACTCGGCTTGGTCTTTCTCACGCCACTCTGGCTCTTGCTTGCCCTGCTGATCCGCCTCGACTCGCCTGGCCCCGTGCTCTTTCGCCAGCGCCGAGTCGGGCGAGGGGGCCACGAGTTTGTCTTGCTCAAGTTCCGCTCGATGCGCACCGACACCCCCAATCTCTCGACTGCCGAGCTCCGTGCCTCCGGTCTAGAGCCCTATACCCGAGTCGGTACGTGGCTCCGCAAGACCTCCGTCGACGAGCAGCCGCAGCTCTGGAACGTGCTCAGAGGGGAGATGAGTATTATCGGGCCGCGCCCCGCGTTGCCATCGCAGACCGAGCTAAATGCCGACCGTGAGGCACGCGGGGTCCACGCGCTCCGACCGGGAATCACGGGCTGGGCGCAGGTCAATGGCCGCGACAACCTCACCGATGACGAAAAAGTACGCTTCGATGCGGAGTACCTAGAGCGCCAGTCTCTCGGCTTCGACCTGTGGATTCTCTGGCGCACGCTGGCGGAGGTTGCCACGGCACGCGGTAATAAGTAG
- a CDS encoding Gfo/Idh/MocA family protein, which translates to MSKRVGIGVVGCGSIGIRGALDHLILEDVQDQVHLAACCDPAPGRAQAAAEKYGVAAAYETEDELFADPNVDMVIICSPIGLHYQQGIKAIEAGKHIHFNKTMTVTSGEALDLIARAQAKGVHLVASPGQMLRPTNQKIREIVRGGGLGKLSWAVAGAAFGAYHENEGVRTGDSPLTNINPSWYWRKPGGGPLYDMTVYALHSLTGVLGPAKRVTAMSGIGIKTRHFKGEAYECDADDNTVILADFGDNVFAFIHGTFAGMVSEFGQPSYFGEKGQIVGTKLNGEPIDYPGKAEGLSPLQVTPHVAGKYAAHGKLGEHHVYEDTMQLVRWIREGKPSIVTADHAAHVIEIIEAGYAAAETGVTQVLKTTFTLPDDLTAAS; encoded by the coding sequence ATGAGCAAGCGTGTTGGAATCGGCGTCGTCGGATGCGGCAGTATCGGCATTCGTGGCGCCCTGGATCATCTCATTCTCGAAGACGTGCAGGACCAGGTTCACTTGGCTGCCTGCTGTGACCCCGCCCCCGGCCGCGCCCAAGCCGCCGCGGAGAAGTACGGTGTCGCTGCCGCCTACGAGACCGAGGACGAGCTGTTCGCGGACCCGAATGTCGATATGGTGATTATCTGCTCCCCCATCGGGCTGCACTACCAGCAGGGCATCAAGGCGATCGAGGCGGGCAAGCACATTCACTTTAATAAGACCATGACGGTCACCAGTGGCGAGGCCCTCGACCTGATCGCCCGCGCACAGGCCAAGGGTGTCCACCTGGTCGCCTCCCCTGGCCAGATGCTCCGCCCCACCAACCAGAAGATCCGTGAGATTGTCCGTGGCGGTGGCCTGGGCAAGCTCTCCTGGGCCGTGGCCGGCGCTGCGTTTGGTGCCTACCATGAGAACGAGGGGGTCCGCACCGGCGACTCTCCGCTCACCAATATCAACCCGAGCTGGTACTGGCGCAAGCCCGGTGGCGGCCCGCTCTACGACATGACGGTCTATGCGCTGCACTCGCTGACAGGGGTCCTGGGACCGGCAAAGCGCGTGACAGCGATGTCGGGGATCGGGATCAAGACTCGTCACTTCAAGGGCGAGGCCTACGAGTGCGACGCCGACGACAACACGGTCATTCTGGCGGACTTTGGCGACAATGTCTTTGCCTTTATCCACGGAACCTTTGCCGGGATGGTGAGCGAGTTTGGGCAGCCCAGCTACTTCGGTGAGAAGGGGCAGATTGTCGGCACCAAGCTGAACGGCGAGCCGATTGACTACCCCGGTAAGGCCGAGGGGCTCTCCCCGCTGCAAGTGACCCCACACGTCGCCGGCAAGTACGCCGCGCACGGCAAATTGGGTGAGCACCATGTCTACGAAGACACGATGCAGCTGGTGCGCTGGATCCGCGAGGGCAAGCCGTCGATCGTGACCGCAGACCACGCCGCCCACGTCATCGAGATTATCGAGGCGGGCTACGCGGCGGCGGAGACGGGGGTTACGCAGGTGCTCAAGACCACCTTCACCCTCCCTGACGACCTCACGGCGGCCTCATGA
- a CDS encoding NAD-dependent epimerase/dehydratase family protein yields MIALVTGASGCVGYALCEALLADGGFHEVRGLVRRADAELPPGVVRVVSDLSCCADADVIFHCAALVHQPDAAKEDYHKVNVGFTGQLLDACNPERPPRFLFFSTVAVYGESTPRTGVAEDAPPAPATPYAASKLAAEKLIDRWADDVGAVAVHLRLATVYGPRDRGNIAKLETAIRTGRFFIPGDGQNKKTLCAVEYAATAAIALARMGSMAVAGKRFVIADAAPYTLREIVVALGGKPFALPLPLALLAARVLKGRTGVAQVRKLAADNVYRGSLPASLPPAPSLRSVSRFAGTKGGGDRGGGFPLSTPPPRSSAPPLLPTKEEKEGEGVAE; encoded by the coding sequence ATGATCGCCCTCGTGACCGGTGCCAGTGGCTGTGTCGGCTACGCGCTCTGTGAGGCCCTGCTCGCCGATGGGGGCTTTCACGAAGTCCGTGGCCTCGTCCGCCGAGCCGATGCCGAGCTTCCCCCGGGAGTCGTGCGCGTTGTCAGCGACCTCTCCTGCTGCGCCGATGCCGACGTCATCTTCCACTGCGCCGCCCTCGTGCACCAGCCAGACGCCGCGAAGGAAGACTACCACAAGGTCAATGTGGGCTTCACCGGGCAGCTCCTCGATGCCTGCAACCCGGAGCGCCCGCCGCGCTTTCTGTTCTTCTCGACCGTCGCGGTCTACGGCGAGAGCACACCGCGCACCGGAGTCGCGGAGGACGCCCCGCCCGCGCCGGCAACGCCCTACGCCGCCTCCAAGCTCGCCGCAGAAAAGCTCATCGACCGCTGGGCCGACGATGTCGGCGCGGTTGCCGTTCACCTGCGCCTCGCGACCGTCTACGGGCCACGGGATCGGGGCAATATCGCTAAGCTAGAGACTGCCATTCGAACAGGTCGCTTCTTTATTCCGGGCGATGGGCAGAACAAAAAGACCCTCTGCGCGGTGGAGTACGCCGCCACTGCCGCGATCGCACTGGCTCGCATGGGCTCGATGGCCGTGGCAGGGAAGCGCTTCGTGATCGCCGATGCCGCTCCCTACACGCTCCGGGAGATCGTGGTGGCGCTCGGGGGGAAGCCCTTTGCCCTACCGCTCCCCCTCGCACTGCTTGCGGCACGGGTGCTCAAGGGCCGCACAGGCGTTGCCCAAGTCCGAAAGCTCGCGGCGGACAATGTGTACCGGGGATCCCTCCCGGCATCCCTCCCCCCGGCCCCCTCCCTTCGCTCTGTTTCCCGCTTCGCGGGGACGAAGGGAGGGGGAGACAGAGGGGGTGGGTTCCCCTTGAGCACTCCCCCGCCTCGTTCCTCGGCACCCCCTCTCCTCCCGACGAAGGAGGAAAAAGAGGGAGAGGGGGTCGCGGAGTGA
- a CDS encoding cyclase family protein has product MSNLDIRDISYPLREGFPVWPGHEPVKLKIVKSHEAGDEVQVTDMAIGCHTGTHLDAPRHFVAGGGLVDKLDLNTLIGECTVVCYDGDGPLDKAWFEAQALPNPVTRLLLHCKIHDGKLDESRFFSNYVGITEDAAQYLVERGLKLIGTDYLSIGPFYGGNPETHRALLGPAVIIVEGLDLRGVAAGTYTLVCLPLSLPTDGAPCRAVLLPAGAL; this is encoded by the coding sequence ATGAGCAACTTAGACATCCGCGATATCTCCTACCCCCTTCGTGAGGGTTTCCCAGTCTGGCCGGGGCACGAGCCGGTGAAGCTAAAGATCGTCAAGAGCCACGAAGCCGGCGACGAAGTCCAGGTCACGGACATGGCGATTGGGTGCCACACCGGAACCCACCTCGATGCCCCCCGGCACTTTGTGGCAGGCGGCGGGCTGGTGGACAAGCTGGACCTCAACACCCTGATCGGGGAGTGCACCGTGGTCTGCTACGATGGCGACGGGCCGCTGGATAAGGCATGGTTCGAGGCGCAGGCGCTCCCGAATCCGGTCACGCGGCTTCTACTGCACTGCAAAATCCACGATGGCAAGCTCGACGAGAGCCGGTTCTTCTCGAACTATGTCGGGATCACCGAGGACGCCGCGCAGTACCTGGTAGAGCGCGGGCTCAAGCTGATCGGGACGGACTATCTCTCGATTGGCCCCTTCTACGGCGGCAACCCCGAGACCCACCGGGCGCTACTGGGGCCAGCGGTGATTATTGTCGAGGGGCTGGACCTACGAGGCGTTGCGGCGGGAACCTACACCCTCGTCTGCCTGCCGCTGAGCCTCCCCACCGATGGCGCGCCTTGCAGGGCGGTCTTGCTCCCGGCGGGGGCGCTCTAA